The Lysobacter enzymogenes DNA segment GCCAACAGCGACGACCTCGGCTCCAAGGCCGCCGGCGGCGACCTGGGCTGGATGGGCAACGGCGCGATCCCGGGCGCGTTCAACGACGCCGCGTTCAAGCTCCAGGCCGGCCAGGTCGGCGACCCGGTCAAGGCCGAGGGCGGTTGGCACATCATCCAGGTGCGCGAGATCAAGAGCGGCTCGCAGCAGCCGTTCGAGGCGGTGCGCGAGACCCTGCTGCGCGAGGAGACCGAGGCCGCGCGCGAGCGCGCGTTCAACGAGTTCTCGGCCAAGCTGGTCGATCAGGTCTACAAGAACCCGACCACGCTGGAAGGCCCGGCCAAGGCGGTCGGCCTGCCGGTGCAGAAGCTCGCCGTGGTGACCCGCAACGCCGCGGCCAACACCGGCATCGCGCAGAACCCGGCGGTGGTGCGCGCCGCGTTCTCCGATCAGCGCATGCAGGACAACACCGTCAGCGATCCGATCGACATCGGCCAGGACCACAGCGTGCTGATCCGCGTCGTCTCGCACACGCCCGAGCGCGCTCAGCCGCTGGCGCAGGTACGCGACAAGGTGATCGCCGCGGTCCGCGCCGACCGCGTGACCAAGGCCGCGGAAAAGGACGCCGACGCGCTGATCGCGCGCATCGTCGGCGGCGAGGCGCTGGCCGCCATCGCCAGTTCCAAGCAGCTGCCGCCGCCGCAGGAACTGCCGGGCGTGATCCGCGGCATGCCGATGCTGCCGCCGGAGATGACCGAGGCGATCTTCGCCGTGCAGCCGGCGGCGCAGGGCAAGATCGCGGCCGGCAAGGCCAAGCTGCCCGACGGGCGCTACGTCGTGTTCGCCATCGGCAAGATCGTGCCGGGCGACAAGACCACGCTCAAGCCGTCCGAGCTGGACATGCTGCGCAGCCAGACCGCGCAAGCGGCGGCGCAGGACGAAGTTACCGAACTGACCTCGTCGCTGCGCAAGCGCATGCAGATCAAGGTGGTCGAGGACAACCTGCGCTGAGGCGCGGATTCGCCCGCGCTGCGTAAACGAAAGGCCCGGCGATCGCCGGGCCTTTTCGTTTCTGCGGGATGAGGGGCGGGTGCTGCGAGCGATGGACGCGGTGGTTTGGCGGTCGCGGGTGCTGCTTCTGCAATCGCGACGTTGCAGCGGCACGCTCCCTGTAGGAGCGGCGCAAGCCGCGACCGCGACAACCCAGCCACCGCGAAGGCTGCGTCTGCGCATCGCATCACTCAACCACCGCGAAGGGCGCGCTCGCGCATCGTCTCTACTGCCCCCGCGCTACCATGCGCGCATGAAAAGCAAACTGATCGCCGTCGGCGAACGCGCGCCGCGCTGGGTCGCCGAGGGCTTCGGCGAATACCAGAAGCGCTTGTCGCATTGGCTGCCGCTGGAGTTGGTGGAGATCGAGCCGGGCCTGCGCGGCAAGGGCCGCGACGCGCTGCGCGCGACCGCCGACGAGGGTGCGCGGGTGCTGGCGGCGTTGCCGAAGAACGCCTGCGTGGTGGCGCTGGAAGGGCGCGGGCGGTTGTGGACGTCCGAGCAACTGGCGCAACGCCTGGAGCATTGGCGCGGGCAGGGACGCGATCTGGCGTTCCTGATCGGCGGGCCCGAGGGGCATGCGCCGGACGTGCTGGCGCGCGCCGACGAGCAGTGGTCGCTGGGGCCGCTGACCTTGCCGCACATGCTGGTGCGGTTGGTCGCGGCCGAGCAGCTGTACCGGGCGGCGGCGTTGCTGGCCAATCACCCCTATCACCGCGCCTGAGTTGTCGCCGCGGCTGTGCGTTTTTTCGGGAAGGCCTTCGGCTTTTGTGGGAGGGCCTTCAGGCCCGATGTTTTTGTCCCGGGTTGCCGCGACCTGAGCGAAAGGCATCGGGCCTGAAGGCCCTCCCACAAAAGCCGAAGGCACCGGGCCTGAAGGCCCTCCCACACAAGCCGAAGGCATCGGGCCTGGAAGCCTCCTGCAAAAAGCGCAAGGCCCTCGGGCGAGGGCCTTACGTGCAGCGGACTCGGCGGCGGCTTGCGCCGTGGCGACGGGCGGGCTGCGGTTTACTTACTGGTCGAGCTTGAACTGGATCGGCACCCGGCCGCGCGCCTGCACGGCTTGGCCGTTCTCCATCGCCGGCTGGAACGTCCAGCGCTGCAGCACGACCTTGCGCGCGGCCTGGTCGAGCGAGCGGTGGCCGCTGCTGCGCACGATGCTGACGTCCAGCGGCTTGCCGTCGATGCCGACCAGGATCTCCAGCTCGACCGTGCCGGTGAGGTTATTGCGGATCGCGTCGACCGGATAGGTCGGCGCCGGGTTGCGCAGCACCTGCAGGGTCGCGCCTTCGATGATTCCGCGGCCGACGTTGGTGCTCGGCGGGGTCGCGATCGCGACCTGCTCGACGCCCTGGAAATCCATCGGCAGCGCGGGCTGGTCGACCACGATCTCCTGGGGCGGCGCTTGCTGCTGGACGACGGGCGGGGTGCGCGGTTGCGGCTTGGTCTCCACTTGGCGGATCACCGGCGGCGGTTTGTGTTCGATCACGACCGGCTTCTTCTCCCGGGGCAGCAGGATCACATCGGTCACCGGATCTAGCGACTTCTGGATCAGTTGCGGCGCGCTCAACGGCGCCAGCATCAGCATCAGCATCGCGGCGTTGAAGGCGATGGCCCCGGCGTTGGCGGCGATGCGGGTGCCGTCCAGGGATTCGTGGGCGTGGTGGGACGGGAGCGTGCGGACCATGGGCATCCTCCTTGAGTGTGTCGTGCAGCACTGACAACGGCCCGGAACCGCCCACGGGGTTGAAGCTGAAGACGGCGCCGTATCACAAAAATGCGCCGCGCCCGGGTGGCGATGCAAGCGGTTCTCGTTTGCGACTTTGGGTGGATGAGCGGACTGAGGGCGGGCCCACCGGACGCGCCGAGTACGTGGGCAACGTCTGGATTCGTGCAGGGATCGGCGCTCATTTTCGAGGCCTCGTGCGGGCCGCGCGTTCTTCGGTGCGAAGCGGTTTTCCTGAACGACCGGCAACGGCGTTCGGCCGGTCATGCGCTTGGCCACTTGCTGCGGGCGAACGAGTCTGTCGTCGCCGCACAAAGGCGCGTGCCCAGCCTGGGGCCCCGCGCCGCCGCGGCCGTTCCCCCGATCCGCGAAAACGACGAGGCCCGCATGCGCGGGCCTCGTCTTTGCCATCGGCGGGATTGAAAACCGGCTTCAGTCCGGGTCCGGCCCGGTCTCCGGCTCGCGGTCCAGTCCGCCCTCGTCGGGATCGGGCTTGGGCCGCTTCGGCCGATGCGCATCCTCGCGGTCCTTGGGCTGCGGCTCGGGGTAGCCCGGGCTGCGGCCCGGGCGCGGGTCGGAACTGCCCGGCACGGTCTTCTTGTCGCTCATCTCACTTGCCCAGCTCGAACACGACGTCGAGGTTCATCGACAGGCTGTTCTCGCCCGGCGACACCGAGGTGTCGGCGGCGGCGCCGGCCTTCTCCATGCGCATGGCCATCATCGGCATCGGCATCGGCGGGGCGAAACGGCCGCCTTCGCTGACGCTGACGATGCGCCGCACCTTCATGCCGAGGGTCTTGGCGTACATCTCGGCGCGGGCCTGGGCCTTTTCGATGGCGCCGCGGCGGGCTTCGTCGAAGGCGGCGTCCTTGTCCTTGTCGTCGAGGTCGAAGGTCGGGCCGTTGATCTGGTTGGCGCCGGTGGCGACCAGCGAGTCGAGGATCTTGCCGACCTTGGAAATGTCGCGGATCACGATGTTGACGTTGTTGTTGGCCTGGTAGCCGGTGATCTGCGGCGGCTGGTTTTCCTGGTAGCGGTACTGCGGGTTGAGGTTGATGCCGCTGGTCTGGATGTCGCGCTCGGCGATGCCGGCGGCCTTGATCGCGGCGACCACCTTGGCCATCTGCTCGGCGTTGGCGCGCATCGCCGCGTTGGCGTCGGCGGCCTGGGTGACCACGCCGGTGGACACGGTGGCGATGTTGGGGGTGCGCTTGGCGGTGGATTCGGCCGAGACCGACAGCAGGGTGCCGTCGGTGGCGACGTAGGGCGCGGTCTGGGCGGACGCGGTCATGGCGGTTGCGGCTCCGAAGGCGAGGACGGCGGCGAGCGCCAGCGGGCGCAGCGACAGGCGGGACAGGCGGGACGACAGCGACGGCAGGCGGACGAGCGGCGAGGACGACGACCGGGTCATGTGGAACTCCTTGAGGGACGAGGTAAGGGTCTTGCTGAACCGGTTAACGAACCGTGATTCGGTGCGGGGTTTGCGCCGTCGGGCTTGAGGCGGCGCTCAGTCAGCGCGGGTTATGCTTTCGCGCATGCTCTATCTAGCCTCCCAGTCGCCGCGGCGACGCGAACTGCTCGGCCGCCTCGGCCTGGAATTCGGCCTCATCGATCTCGATATCCCCGAACAGCGCCAGCCCGGCGAGCCCGCCGCCGACTACGTGCGCCGGGTCGCGCGCGAGAAGGCCGGCGCCGGCCTGCTCAAGGTGGTCGCCAATCCGTCCGCGGCGGTGCTCGGCGCCGATACCGAGGTGGTGCTCGACGACGAGGTGTTCGGCAAGCCGCGCGATCCGGAAGACGCCCGCGCCATGCTGCGGCGGCTGTCCGGCCGCACCCACCAGGTGATCAGCGCGGTGTCGCTGGTCACGCCGGCGCGCGAGGCGCAGGCGGTGTCGGTGTCGGAGGTCAGTTTCGCCGCGCTCGACGAAGGGCAGATCGAACGCTACGTCGCCGGCGGCGAGCCGATGGGCAAGGCCGGCGGCTACGCCATCCAGGGCGGCGCGGAGGTGTTCGTCAGCCGCCTGGCCGGCAGTTATTCGGGCGTGATGGGGCTGCCGCTGCACGAGACCGCGCGGCTGCTGCGCGAGTTCGGCCTGGGCGCCTAGCGCGGGCGCGAGCCTGCGCCGCGGGCGCTTTTCCGACGCGGCGGAACTTAGGCTGCCGCGCCGGCTCCGATCCTGCGGGCGCCGCGCGCTATCTTGGTCCCGGGCCCTCGCGCATCGTCCCCCGTCGCGTTCCCCAAGCTTTCCCCGTACGTTCCCGACCCGCCGTTTCCCTCATCGTTTCCACGCCCCGCACCGGACCCGCGCCGCCTCATGACTGAAGAAATCCTGGTCAACGTCACTCCGCGCGAGACCCGCGTCGCCGTGGTCGAGAACGGCATGCTGCAAGAGCTGCACATCGAGCGCGGCTGGCGCCGCGGGGTGGTCGGCAACATCTACAAGGGCAAGGTGCAGCGGG contains these protein-coding regions:
- a CDS encoding energy transducer TonB, yielding MVRTLPSHHAHESLDGTRIAANAGAIAFNAAMLMLMLAPLSAPQLIQKSLDPVTDVILLPREKKPVVIEHKPPPVIRQVETKPQPRTPPVVQQQAPPQEIVVDQPALPMDFQGVEQVAIATPPSTNVGRGIIEGATLQVLRNPAPTYPVDAIRNNLTGTVELEILVGIDGKPLDVSIVRSSGHRSLDQAARKVVLQRWTFQPAMENGQAVQARGRVPIQFKLDQ
- a CDS encoding SIMPL domain-containing protein, giving the protein MTRSSSSPLVRLPSLSSRLSRLSLRPLALAAVLAFGAATAMTASAQTAPYVATDGTLLSVSAESTAKRTPNIATVSTGVVTQAADANAAMRANAEQMAKVVAAIKAAGIAERDIQTSGINLNPQYRYQENQPPQITGYQANNNVNIVIRDISKVGKILDSLVATGANQINGPTFDLDDKDKDAAFDEARRGAIEKAQARAEMYAKTLGMKVRRIVSVSEGGRFAPPMPMPMMAMRMEKAGAAADTSVSPGENSLSMNLDVVFELGK
- a CDS encoding Maf family protein, encoding MLYLASQSPRRRELLGRLGLEFGLIDLDIPEQRQPGEPAADYVRRVAREKAGAGLLKVVANPSAAVLGADTEVVLDDEVFGKPRDPEDARAMLRRLSGRTHQVISAVSLVTPAREAQAVSVSEVSFAALDEGQIERYVAGGEPMGKAGGYAIQGGAEVFVSRLAGSYSGVMGLPLHETARLLREFGLGA
- the rlmH gene encoding 23S rRNA (pseudouridine(1915)-N(3))-methyltransferase RlmH — encoded protein: MKSKLIAVGERAPRWVAEGFGEYQKRLSHWLPLELVEIEPGLRGKGRDALRATADEGARVLAALPKNACVVALEGRGRLWTSEQLAQRLEHWRGQGRDLAFLIGGPEGHAPDVLARADEQWSLGPLTLPHMLVRLVAAEQLYRAAALLANHPYHRA